One genomic segment of Tubulanus polymorphus chromosome 4, tnTubPoly1.2, whole genome shotgun sequence includes these proteins:
- the LOC141903887 gene encoding zinc metalloproteinase nas-15-like encodes MTYQRVSFQFRSAVDQTRRWPNNTFNYDYLEGNYAGLSKYEQDFIDKTLVELFDMINKDGPCMKLRKIRPEDHLYRKDFNRFTKSTGCYSGVGYMRMQKFTSIGQGCLHRGTIMHEVMHRIGLWHEQSRQDRDKYITIHWENISPGGQSQFRLQTRNYDDLNTPYDYGSLMHYGWNFFSKNGKATMTSKKPGVTLGQRNGPTYWDIKKIRILYGCDPRPQ; translated from the exons ATGACGTATCAACGAGTATCTTTTCAGTTCCGAAGCGCCGTTGATCAAACTAGACGCTGGCCAAACAATACAtttaattatgattatttgGAAGGAAATTACGCTGGTTTGT CTAAGTATGAACAAGATTTCATCGACAAAACTCTGGTGGAATTATTCGATATGATAAATAAAGACGGACCCTGCATGAAACTTCGGAAGATCCGACCAGAGGATCACTTATACAGGAAAGACTTTAATCGCTTTACAAAGTCAACTGG ATGTTATTCTGGAGTCGGCTACATGCGTATGCAAAAGTTTACATCAATCGGTCAAGGATGTCTTCACCGTGGAACCATTATGCATGAAGTGATGCATCGAATCGGTTTATGGCACGAACAGTCGAGACAGGATAGAGACAAGTACATAACAATTCACTGGGAAAATATCTCACCAG GCGGCCAATCGCAGTTTAGATTACAGACACGGAACTATGATGATCTCAACACTCCTTATGATTATGGCAGTCTGATGCATTATGGTTGGAATTTCTTCTCGAAAAACGGAAAAGCAACGATGACGTCAAAGAAACCTGGAGTCACTCTCGGGCAGCGAAATGGACCCACTTATTGGGACATCaagaaaattcgaattttgtaTGGCTGCGATCCTAGACCCCAGTAG
- the LOC141903886 gene encoding zinc metalloproteinase nas-15-like encodes MWLFEFISIVLSFSAVIRGHVIRSTENGLTENPETNPNLFEGDIMLENFRSAVAQTGRWPNNTFNYDYLEGNYAGLSKYEQDFIDKTLVELFDMINKDGPCMKLRKIRPEDHVYRKDFNRFTKSNGCYSGVGFMPIMQQFTSIGQGCLHRGTIMHEVMHRIGLWHEQSRQDRDEYITIHWENIAQGGESQFRLQTWNYDDLNTPYDYGSLMHYGWNFFSKNGKATMTSKKPGVTLGQRNGPTYWDIKKIRILYGCDPRPQ; translated from the exons ATGTGGCTCTTCGAGTTTATAAGCATCGTTTTATCATTCTCAGCG GTGATTCGCGGACACGTCATTCGAT cgaCGGAAAATGGTTTGACTGAAAACCCAGAAACAAATCCGA ATCTTTTCGAAGGGGATATCATGCTAGAAAAT TTCCGAAGCGCCGTTGCTCAAACTGGACGCTGGCCAAACAATACAtttaattatgattatttgGAAGGAAATTACGCTGGTTTGT CTAAATATGAACAAGATTTCATCGACAAAACTCTGGTGGAATTATTCGATATGATAAATAAAGACGGACCCTGCATGAAACTTCGGAAGATCCGACCAGAGGATCACGTATATAGGAAAGACTTTAATCGCTTTACAAAGTCAAATGG ATGTTATTCTGGAGTCGGCTTCATGCCTATCATGCAACAGTTTACATCAATCGGTCAAGGATGTCTTCACCGTGGAACCATTATGCATGAAGTGATGCATCGAATCGGTTTATGGCACGAACAGTCGAGACAGGATAGAGACGAGTACATAACAATTCACTGGGAAAATATCGCACAAG GCGGCGAATCGCAGTTTAGATTACAGACATGGAACTATGATGATCTCAACACTCCTTATGATTATGGCAGTCTGATGCATTATGGTTGGAATTTCTTCTCGAAAAACGGAAAAGCAACGATGACGTCAAAGAAACCTGGAGTCACTCTCGGGCAGCGAAATGGACCCACTTATTGGGACATCaagaaaattcgaattttgtaTGGCTGCGATCCTAGACCCCAGTAG
- the LOC141903885 gene encoding uncharacterized protein LOC141903885, whose translation MDNPLEARPLLGFDRIRLNDRVYVSPLRLRQKCAVFLIFLTASIVYFAYYAVYRNTVTFLSEDLKYSSFDAVCLSQALIGSSFVLTVFGGCLGDAVVSLYSVVSAGLLFQLIGAVLLLTSGCLFKSNERDRRPLFFSSLSFEAVSVTLIQASLPVLGAEQIKNAGNSAVHLYFQIYYWFNNIGSFCALLIGDVIIDAENEHQLALMVLGIVEVVVTLICILIFMSGKLMYTVPKKNPDKLIELFKERPVSLLRHLWHVSLVFSFISIASVLHSQIDTTFEAQGKFLTKQINNVELPEKISRLTNDIGVLICLPSFWIIKYILRKRGITCLQGSLNSLQRMSFAMLMLIAAITFSGILEFVRFQSVAPVSILWQIPQYLLQGLAELFIYLPAYFFAFTESPKGLHGFFNGLYLCSRGIGTYISASVIYIMRQSNIPGMDMTWYPANLKTGHFGYAMFLLAGIGTVALFVFMIFSPRYVYAKEKHSIINGLERLDNDSTA comes from the exons ATGGATAACCCGCTAGAAGCGAGACCTCTTTTGGGGTTTGACAGAATACGGTTGAATGATCGCGTTTATGTCTCGCCGTTAAGATTACGCCAGAAATGCGCGGTTTTCCTCATATTTCTAACAGCTAGTATCGTTTATTTCGCTTACTACGCCGTGTACCGAAACACGGTTACATTTCTCAGTGaggatttgaaatattctagCTTTGACGCCGTTTGTCTAAGTCAAGCTTTGATAG GATCCAGTTTTGTTCTTACCGTGTTCGGTGGTTGTTTGGGAGATGCCGTCGTCTCGTTATACTCAGTTGTTTCCGCTGGATTACTTTTCCAGCTTATAG GTGCCGTGTTATTATTGACAAGTGGTTGTCTATTCAAAAGTAATGAA CGTGATAGACGCCCGTTGTTTTTCTCTAGTTTATCATTCGAGGCCGTTAGCGTAACGCTTATACAAGCCTCGCTGCCTGTACTCGGAGCGGAGCAAATAAAAAATGCTGGAAATTCTGCTGTCCACCTTTACTTTCAGAT TTATTATTGGTTCAACAACATTGGTTCATTCTGCGCTCTTTTGATCGGTGATGTAATTATTGACGCagagaatgaacaccaactTGCGTTGATGGTATTAGGGATAGTTGAAGTAGTAGTGACGCTTATATGTATCCTAATTTTCATGTCCGGTAAACTTATGTACACTGTACCGAAAAAAAACC ctgacaaattgatagaattattcaaagaaCGACCTGTAAGTTTACTACGTCATCTGTGGCATGTGAGCTTGGTTTTTTCGTTCATCAGCATCGCTTCCGTATTGCATTCCCAG aTAGACACAACGTTCGAAGCGCAGGGAAAATTCCTAAcaaagcaaataaacaatgtCGAACTTCCAGAGAAGATCAGTCGACTTACAAACGATATCGGAGTGTTAATATGCTTACCAAGTTTCtggataataaaatatatacttCGAAAAAGAGGAATTACTTGCCTCCAAGGTTCTCTTAATTCCCTGCAACGAATGT CTTTCGCTATGTTGATGTTGATTGCGGCGATTACATTTTCTGGTATTCTAGAATTCGTCCGTTTTCAAAGCGTTGCACCAGTGTCGATATTATGGCAGATTCCACAGTACCTCTTACAAGGGCTGGCAGAACTATTCATATATCTTCCTG CGTATTTTTTCGCTTTTACTGAAAGCCCGAAAGGATTACACGGCTTTTTCAACGGATTGTATTTATGCTCAAGGGGAATAGGTACATACATAAGCGCCTCGGTGATCTATATAATGCGACAAAGCAATATACCAGGAATGG ATATGACCTGGTATCCGGCTAATTTAAAAACTGGTCATTTCGGATACGCGATGTTCCTGTTAGCTGGTATTGGAACCGTAGCTCTGTTTGTATTCATGATATTTTCGCCGAGATACGTGTATGCCAAGGAAAAACATTCAATCATAAATGGATTGGAACGACTAGACAACGATTCGACTGCATGA